Genomic DNA from Frondihabitans sp. PAMC 28766:
GACGTGCCCGACCCCTATTACTCCGATGCCGCCATGTTCGAGGCCGTCCTCGACATGGTCGAGCACGCCTCGACGGCGCTCTTCCGGCAGATCGAACCAGCACTACGACAAGGGTCCCACCAATGAGCCTCCCCGCTGCGCCTCTCCCCAACGCACCTCTCCCCACTGCGCCTCTCCCCTCTGCGCCTCTCCCCTCTGCGCCTCTCCCCCCTCAGCCTCTCTCACCCCTCGACGGCCGCTACCGCCCCGCGGTCGAAGGGCTGACTGCCTTCCTCAGCGAGGCCGGGCTCAACCGGGCCCGCGTACACGTCGAGGTCGAGTGGCTCATCGATCAGACCGACCGCTCTTTCGCAGGATCCGCACCGCTCACCGAGGCGCAGAAGGCCGCGCTCCGTGCCGTGGTCGCCGACTTCGGACAGAAGGACATCGACGAGCTCGCCGTGTTCGAGGCCACCACCCGCCACGACGTGAAGGCCGTCGAGTACTACGTGCGAGCCCGCCTCGCCGAGCTCGGCCTCGACGGCGTCGCCGAGCTGACCCACTTCGCGGCGACGAGCGAAGACATCAACAACCTCTCGTACGCGCTCACCGTCAAGCAGGCGCTCTTCGAGGTGTGGCTGCCGCGGTTCGACGGCGTCGTCGCGCTCTTCTCCTCCCTGGCCTCCTCCGAGGCGGCGACGCCGATGCTGTCGCACACGCACGGGCAACCGGCGACGCCGACCACGGTCGGCAAGGAGTTCGCGGTCTACGCGTATCGGCTCGGCCGCATCCGATCGCAGATCGCGACATCGGAGTTCCTCGGCAAGTTCTCGGGGGCCACCGGCACGTACTCGGCCCACCTCGCGGCGGCGCCCGATCTCGACTGGCCCACCGTCTCGCGATCCTTCGTCGAGGGTCTCGGCCTCACCTGGAACCCGCTGACCACTCAGATCGAGTCGCACGACTGGCAGGCCGAGCTGTACTCGCGCGTCGCCCACGCCAACCGCGTGCTCCACAACGTCGCCACCGACATCTGGACGTACATCTCGATGGGCTACATCACGCAGATCCCCGTGAAAGGCGCCACCGGGTCGTCGACGATGCCCCACAAGATCAACCCGATCCGGTTCGAGAACGCCGAGGCCAACCTCGAGATCTCGTCGGCGCTCTTCGCGTCGCTCGCCGAGACGCTCGTCACCTCGCGAATGCAGCGCGACCTCACCGACTCGTCGGCGCAGCGCAACATCGGCGTCGCCTTCGGCCACTCGCTGCTCGCTCTCGACAACATCGCGCGCGGCCTCGCCGAGATCTCGATCAACTCCGCGGCCATGGCCGCTGATCTCGACGGCAACTGGGAGGTGCTGGCCGAGGCGATCCAGACCGTCGTCCGCGCCGAGATCACCGCCGGGCGCTCGTCCATCAGCGACCCCTACGCGATGCTCAAAGAGTTGACCCGCGGGCACCGGGTCGGCCAGGCCGAGCTTGTCGCGTTCGTCGAGGGGCTCGACATCGGCGACGAGGCGAAGGCGCGGCTCGTGGCGCTCACGCCGGGCACGTACACGGGGCTTGCCGCCTCGCTCGTCCAATACCTGTAGCGCTCGCTGCGCCGGCAGGCGACGCGTCGCTGAGCACGGTGAGAGGCAAGGCGGAGGAGCCGGTTCATGGCGGAGCCCTCACCGGCGACGACGACGCCGCAGGTCGCCCCGCTCAGCGACGCGAGGGTCTAGTGGCCGCGGGGGAGGTCGCGCGGCGGTAGGTCGCCCTCGTCGGGGTCTTCGAGCAGTCCTTTGACGCGGCCGTTGGCGTCGGTGACCTCGGCCCGCTCGACGGAGTTGGGCTTGGAGGCGAGCGAGAGCATGGCGAGAACGACGAGGCCGACGATGAACGCGATGCCGAGGAAGATCGCAGACAGGACCGGCTGACGTGTCGACAGCAGCACGATCAGGCCCGTGAAGAGGCCGAACACGCCGGCCATGCCGAGCAGCTCCATCGGCCTCAGCCGCTCGTGCCTGGTGGGGTTGTCGGTCATGATCTGTGTGCTCCGTCGATGGGGGTGTCGCCTGGCGAGGCGGCCAGTGCGGCCTCAGGCGAGTTCGTCTGCCATTTGAGCGAGAGGCCCTGGATGACGAGGAACACGCCGACGAGGGCGCCGTAGGCCCCGACGATGCCCACGAGGATCGTGGACGAGGTGAGACTGCCGGGAACGTGCTCGATGCCGCCGAACGGCTTGTCGTAGTCGGTCGGCACGACGAGGTAGACGATGCCCAGCACCAGCGTGGTGCCGCCGAGCAGCATCCAGTCTCGCGCGAGCCCGGAGCGTCGACGGCGACGCAGACCTGCGAAGAGCTCGATGACACCGGCGATGACGGCCCAGCCGGTGACGAGTGCGACGAGCGTGGTGAGACCGAGGCCGTGGAAGATCAGGGCGAGCGCGCCGAAGACGACACCGACTGCGCCCTGCACGATGAAGAGCGTGCGGCTCGTCCGGTCGTCGAGCCAGCGGTATGAGCCGAGGCCCAGGAGGATGCCACCGGCGACGGTGGTCGCGCCGAAGACAGGCAGCCCGACCGCGGCCGAGTGGTTGTTCACGAACGTCGTGACCATACCGAGCACCAGGAAGGGGATCGCCCGGAGGACGGGGACGGGCCAGTACCGCGCGTCGGATGCCGCGTCGTGCTGAATTGCCGTCACGATTCTTCTCTCGGGGGTGTAAGGGACGATCGAGTTTACCTCGGGCTTTCCTGTGCCCTGGCCCGCGGTCGCTCGAACCCGAGGGGACTCTTCGCAGGATCGCGCGTGCGCGCGCGAGCCGGAAGGCTGAGAGTCCCGAACGGGGGTGGGTTTTTCTCTTCCGCTTCCCAGCGCCGTGCTCTACGTTGACGTCATCTGAACAAGAGCGTCTGCTCATCCCGGCGGCTGTGAAGTCGAACCCACCAGGGAGAGTCGCATGTCTGCAATTGACTCTGTCCCCCTTTCCATCGCACCCCTGGTCCCCGGGTCCTCACGAACCACCTCCACTTCGACGCCACGCGTCCGCAACAGTGCCGAGCTGCCCGCGGGCTTCCGCGGCACCACCTCGGGCGAGACGTCGAAGCCGACGAACACGTACAACGTGCTGCTCTCCCGCGTCCGCGAGGCCGGGCTGCTGAAGCGCCGCACCGGCTTCTACATCACCGTCTTCGTGATCGTCACCGCCTGCCTGGCCGCGGCCGTGACCGGCTCGTTCCTCATCGGCGACAGCTGGTTCCAGCTGCTGATCGCCGCCGGCATCGGCCTGATCTTCACGCAGTACGCCTTCCTGGCTCACGAGACCGCGCACCGCCAGGTGTTCGCCTCCGGCGCCCTGAGCGACCGCATCGGCCGCCTCCTCGCCGTCGGCGCCGTCGGCATGAGCTACTCGTGGTGGATGTCGAAGCACACCAAGCACCACGGCAACCCCAACACCATCGGGCGCGACACCGACATCGCCTTCGACACGGTGTCCTTCCTCGAGACCGACGCCGTCAAGCAGCGCGGCCTGATGCGCTGGTTCACTCAGCGCCAGGGCTACGCGTTCTTCCCGATCCTTCTGTTCGAAGGCGTGAACCTCCACGTCTCGTCGTACAAGACGATCTTCGGCAAGAAGAAGGTCGACAAACGCGCCTACGAGATCACTATGATCTCGATCCGCTTCGCGATCTACCTCGGCGTGATCTTCTACTTCCTCCCCCTCGGAATGGCGTTCGCCTTCATCGGCGTGCAGTTCGCGATCTTCGGCCTCTACATGGGCTCGGCGTTCGCGCCGAACCACATCGGCATGCCGATCATCCCCGAGAACAGCCGCGTCGACTTCCTGTCGAAGCAGGTGCTGACCAGCCGCAACGTCACCGGCGGCCGGGTCATGACCCTTGCGATGGGCGGCCTCGACTACCAGGTCGAACACCACCTCTTCCCCAACATGGCCCGCCCCAACCTGCGGAAGGCCCGCGTGCTCGTCCGCGAGCACTGCGCCGAGCAGAAGGTGCCCTACACCGAGACCAGCCTCTGGGGCGCGTTCGGCCACGTGATCAGCTACCTCAACAAGGTCGGGCTAGCCGCGCGCCAGCCGTTCGACTGCCCGATGGCGGGCGAGTACAGACCCCGCTAGACCACCCGCGACAGCAGGATCACGAGGACGCGCCCTTTCGAGGACGCGTCCTCTTTCGTTGCGAAATTCACGGCCAAGCCATAACGTATGCAGTGCCCGCTCACAGTGAAACGATTCATACGCATGGGACGGGCATCCACTGACGAGGACCGCTGCCGTTCCTTCCGTCGCACTGCTGCGGCCTCGCCTTCCCGTGAACTGGAGAACGGCAGACCGTGAGACCCTCCCGCAGAACAAGATCCCTCGCTGCGATCGCGATCGCCACGGCGGCCGTCGCCTCGCTCGGCATCGCCAACAGCGCCACGGGCGCCCCCACGACCGGCTCTGCGGCGTCCGCAGCCAAGTCAGCGCAGCCCTCCTGGGCCAAGTACGTCGTGGCGCCCACCTCGCGCGACGTCAAGCCCGTCAAGGTCCTGACCTCGACGCCCGGCGTGGCGAATCCGAAGGGCGCCCTCGGCGGTCACGGCGTCACCACGCTCACCCGCACGAAGCCGGCGACCCCGCCCACCTGGCCGAGCGGCACCACCGCGGTCGGATCATCCACCGCCGGCAGCAACACCGACAACGGCGTGCCCCGCACCTACTTCGCGGCGAACGCCGTCGACGGCGACACGACGACCTTTTGGAACGATGCAACGATCGGCGCCTACCCCGACTCGCTGACGCTGACGTCGCCGACGGCAGTCGACCTGCCGGGCGTCACCCTGCTGTCGAACAGCGACGGTGTGCCCCAGGACTACACGGTCGACGCGCTGGTGGCCGGATCCTGGTCGACCGTCGCCACCGTCACGGGCAACACCGACCTGCAGCACGCGGTCACGTTCGCCTCACCCGTCACGACCACCTCGATCAGGATCACGGTGACGAAAGACCAGTCGACGGGCAAGGGCGAGTACACGCGCATCGCCGAGGTCTACCCCGGCATCGTGCCGGCCGCCCAGGTGCCGAGCATCACACTCGACTTCGGCAAGGTCGTCGCGGGCTATCCCGAGATCCAGTTCGCCGGCGCCTCGGCCGGGCACCCCGGCATCAGAGTCGCGACGAGCGAGACGAAGCAGTACCTCACCGAGATCTCCGACTTCACCCGGTCGGACAACGGCGACACGATCACCCCCGGCACCGACCAGATCGCCGTGCCGACCGGCAAGTCGACCTGGAAGGACACGCACGGCTGCACCGACGGCACGAAGGTGTGCTCGGACGGCCTGCACGGCTTCCGCTACCTCAAGATCAGCCTGGACGCCCTCGCGTCCGACGCCCCCGACACTCAGGCGTTCGGCACGGTCAAGATCAGCGGCGTCTCGCTCGACTTCACGCCCTACCTCGGCACCGTGTCGAGCTACAAGGGCAACTTCGAGTCGTCGGACGCGACGCTGAACCAGTACTGGTACGACGCCTCGTACACGAACGAGCTCATCACCGACACCTTCCGCAGCGACGATGTCGACCCGCGCGGCGCCGACTCGCCGACGCTCGACGGCAAAGTCGTGCTGACCGACGGCGCCAAGCGCGACCGGGACCCGTACGTCGGCGACATCGCCGTCTCGGGCCGCACCGACTACCTCACGCACGCCGACGACGCTGCGGCCTCGAACGTTCTCGCCGACCTCGCCGATCACCAGCGCTCGGACGGCTGGATCCCGCCGGCATCCATCAACGACTACACGCTGCCACTGTTCGACTACCCGATGTACTGGGTCACGGCGAGCTGGGACTACGAGCTCTACAGCGGCGACTCGGCCTACGGCACCAAGTACTACCCCAACCTCGTCAAGCTGATGAACGACTGGTACCCCTCGGTGACCGATTCGAACGGGCTGCTCTCGAAGGGCCTGAACGGCACGTCGGGCTATGGCGACTACGCCTTCCTCGGCCGCACTGGCGAAGTGACGTACTACAACGCCCTCTACGTCGAGGCGCTGAAGGTCGATGGCCACGGCGACCGGCCATGCGGCCCAGGCGACCGCCTGGACGAAGCGCGCCGGCCTCGTGTCGAAGGCGATCAACGCGCACCTCTGGGATTCCGACGCGGGCGCCTACATCGACTCGGCCACCGGCGACGTGCGGCACGCACAGGACGGCAACGGCTGGGCAGTGCTCGCCGGGGTCGCCAGCCCCGAGCAGGCGTCACGCGCTCTCGGCTACCTGACCAACAACACGGAGACGCCGTACGGCAACTCCTTCATGGACAACGACACGCTCGTCTCGGACGGGACGAGCCGTGTCTACGCGTTCACGTCGTATCCCGAGATCCAGGCCCGGTTCTTGACCGGCCAGGCAGACTCGGCCATCGACGAAATCAAGCGGCTCTACGGGGCCATGGCGAACAGTGATCCTGGGACGACGTTCTGGGAGGGAATCGGTCAAGGAGGATCGATGTACGAACAGGGATACACCTCAGCCGCGCACGGCTGGTCGACAGGAGTGCTGCCCGCACTGACCAACGACCTGCTGGGCGCGACCCCGACCGGAGTCGGCTTCAGCTCGTGGACGGTCGAACCCCACCCGGGCACCGTCACGTGGGCCAAGGGCACGCTGCCGACCCCTCAGGGCTCGCTGACCGTGTCGTGGAAGAAGTCCGGTGCCAAGGGCAACGGCTTCTCGCTCGACATGACCGCGCCGAAGGGCACCAGCGGGACGGTCTCCGTCCCGGCGACAGGCGCGCACCCGGTGGTGCGTCTGGACGGGGCGGTAGTCTACGGGCTCGGGCATCCTGCACACGGTGCGACCGCGGCAGGCGGCTACGTCAGCATCCCGCGCGTCTCGGGCACGCACACGATCACGGTGGCCGCACGATGAGCCGGCGCAGGAGGCGAGTCGTGGGCACGGCCGTCATCGCCTCGGTCGCTCTCGGAGTCTCGATATGCGGCGCCGGGGCGGCTCAGGCCGCGCCGAATGCCGCCACGCCGTCGGCCGCGGCGACCGCGGCGACCAGCCCGTTCGCAGCGGATCGCGCGGCCGCGCAGAAGTACAACTACTCGCCGGCCAGCCGCACGGTGCGGCCGACTGCAATCACCCGGACGACGGGCCAGGTCGCCGGCGGCACGGCGATCCTGCACGGCGGCGCCGCGACGCTTCAGGGCGCAGGATCATCGATCACACTCGACTTCGGCAAGGAGGTGGGCGGCCTCGCGACGATCCACTTCGCGAAGGGAAGCGCTGCGGATCAGCAGCTCGGGGTCGCGTTCAGCGAGTCGAACCAGTACATCGGCGAGAACAGCGACTCGAGCAACGGCGGATCGGGCTCGGACGGGTCGCTGACCGCGGCCGTCGCGCCTGGCGGGTCGTGGACCGTGCCGCAGGCGTCGCTGCGCGGCGGGTTCCGCTACCTGACGCTCTTCTCGAAGACCGGCGGCCCGATCGGCCTGCAGAACGTCAGCGTCTCGATCAGCTTCGACCCGACGGCGACCGACCTGCGGAGCTACGACAACTACTTCACATCGAACGACAAGCTGCTCAACCGCATCTGGTACGCCGGCGCCTACACGGTGCAGACGAACGTCATCGCCCCGACCACCGGCCGCGTGTGGGGGCCACCCGCGAGCGGCTGGGACAACAGCGGCACGGTCGGCGTCGGCACCAGCGTGCTCGTCGACGGCGCCAAGCGCGACCGCACGGTCTGGCCCGGCGACCTCGGCGTCTCGGTGCCGACGGAGTACGCCTCGCTCGGCGACCTGACCCCGACACGCAATGCCCTGACGACGCTCTTCAACAACCAGCAGGCCTCGGGCGAGCTGCCGTTCGCCGGCCCCGAGGTGAACGCGTTCGGTTCGGACA
This window encodes:
- a CDS encoding discoidin domain-containing protein: MRPSRRTRSLAAIAIATAAVASLGIANSATGAPTTGSAASAAKSAQPSWAKYVVAPTSRDVKPVKVLTSTPGVANPKGALGGHGVTTLTRTKPATPPTWPSGTTAVGSSTAGSNTDNGVPRTYFAANAVDGDTTTFWNDATIGAYPDSLTLTSPTAVDLPGVTLLSNSDGVPQDYTVDALVAGSWSTVATVTGNTDLQHAVTFASPVTTTSIRITVTKDQSTGKGEYTRIAEVYPGIVPAAQVPSITLDFGKVVAGYPEIQFAGASAGHPGIRVATSETKQYLTEISDFTRSDNGDTITPGTDQIAVPTGKSTWKDTHGCTDGTKVCSDGLHGFRYLKISLDALASDAPDTQAFGTVKISGVSLDFTPYLGTVSSYKGNFESSDATLNQYWYDASYTNELITDTFRSDDVDPRGADSPTLDGKVVLTDGAKRDRDPYVGDIAVSGRTDYLTHADDAAASNVLADLADHQRSDGWIPPASINDYTLPLFDYPMYWVTASWDYELYSGDSAYGTKYYPNLVKLMNDWYPSVTDSNGLLSKGLNGTSGYGDYAFLGRTGEVTYYNALYVEALKVDGHGDRPCGPGDRLDEARRPRVEGDQRAPLGFRRGRLHRLGHRRRAARTGRQRLGSARRGRQPRAGVTRSRLPDQQHGDAVRQLLHGQRHARLGRDEPCLRVHVVSRDPGPVLDRPGRLGHRRNQAALRGHGEQ
- a CDS encoding acyl-CoA desaturase, with the protein product MSAIDSVPLSIAPLVPGSSRTTSTSTPRVRNSAELPAGFRGTTSGETSKPTNTYNVLLSRVREAGLLKRRTGFYITVFVIVTACLAAAVTGSFLIGDSWFQLLIAAGIGLIFTQYAFLAHETAHRQVFASGALSDRIGRLLAVGAVGMSYSWWMSKHTKHHGNPNTIGRDTDIAFDTVSFLETDAVKQRGLMRWFTQRQGYAFFPILLFEGVNLHVSSYKTIFGKKKVDKRAYEITMISIRFAIYLGVIFYFLPLGMAFAFIGVQFAIFGLYMGSAFAPNHIGMPIIPENSRVDFLSKQVLTSRNVTGGRVMTLAMGGLDYQVEHHLFPNMARPNLRKARVLVREHCAEQKVPYTETSLWGAFGHVISYLNKVGLAARQPFDCPMAGEYRPR
- a CDS encoding DUF308 domain-containing protein → MTAIQHDAASDARYWPVPVLRAIPFLVLGMVTTFVNNHSAAVGLPVFGATTVAGGILLGLGSYRWLDDRTSRTLFIVQGAVGVVFGALALIFHGLGLTTLVALVTGWAVIAGVIELFAGLRRRRRSGLARDWMLLGGTTLVLGIVYLVVPTDYDKPFGGIEHVPGSLTSSTILVGIVGAYGALVGVFLVIQGLSLKWQTNSPEAALAASPGDTPIDGAHRS
- a CDS encoding alpha-L-rhamnosidase C-terminal domain-containing protein, with protein sequence MYEQGYTSAAHGWSTGVLPALTNDLLGATPTGVGFSSWTVEPHPGTVTWAKGTLPTPQGSLTVSWKKSGAKGNGFSLDMTAPKGTSGTVSVPATGAHPVVRLDGAVVYGLGHPAHGATAAGGYVSIPRVSGTHTITVAAR
- the purB gene encoding adenylosuccinate lyase, with the translated sequence MSLPAAPLPNAPLPTAPLPSAPLPSAPLPPQPLSPLDGRYRPAVEGLTAFLSEAGLNRARVHVEVEWLIDQTDRSFAGSAPLTEAQKAALRAVVADFGQKDIDELAVFEATTRHDVKAVEYYVRARLAELGLDGVAELTHFAATSEDINNLSYALTVKQALFEVWLPRFDGVVALFSSLASSEAATPMLSHTHGQPATPTTVGKEFAVYAYRLGRIRSQIATSEFLGKFSGATGTYSAHLAAAPDLDWPTVSRSFVEGLGLTWNPLTTQIESHDWQAELYSRVAHANRVLHNVATDIWTYISMGYITQIPVKGATGSSTMPHKINPIRFENAEANLEISSALFASLAETLVTSRMQRDLTDSSAQRNIGVAFGHSLLALDNIARGLAEISINSAAMAADLDGNWEVLAEAIQTVVRAEITAGRSSISDPYAMLKELTRGHRVGQAELVAFVEGLDIGDEAKARLVALTPGTYTGLAASLVQYL